One stretch of Nicotiana tabacum cultivar K326 chromosome 18, ASM71507v2, whole genome shotgun sequence DNA includes these proteins:
- the LOC107814465 gene encoding uncharacterized protein LOC107814465 has protein sequence MPEDSCTERALFGGAISSTFPLRFQDVSNVRQVPDHQEVFVDPGRDESLIIELLDLKLDVADSGSATWFLQDLANEQDAEGATIIEQSAVFEAPGLCYRNTPAVISTAVGQMAVSKGRQGREAQNLVKVYLANLRLKEVGTDILITAYEPLLINPLSETASTVGAGIAVPAAQSGIMPMAEVFKLAVSSFKVHDWSLFGTAT, from the exons ATGCCTGAAGATTCTTGTACTGAGCGTGCTCTCTTTGGCGGCGCTATTTCTAGCACTTTCCCTCTCCGTTTCCAG GATGTCAGTAATGTGCGTCAAGTTCCTGATCATCAG GAGGTGTTTGTGGACCCTGGACGCGACGAGAGTTTGATAATTGAGCTTCTGGATCTGAAGTTGGATGTAGCAGACAGTGGAAGTGCCACCTGGTTTCTTCAAGACCTTGCAAATGAACAAGATGCAGAGGGAGCTACG ATCATCGAGCAGTCAGCAGTATTTGAGGCTCCTGGATTGTGCTATAGAAACACGCCTGCTGTCATCAGCACTGCTGTTGGTCAAATG GCCGTTTCTAAGGGAAGACAAGGTAGGGAAGCACAGAACTTGGTTAAG GTGTACCTGGCAAACCTTCGCCTTAAGGAAGTTGGAACGGATATTCTCATAACTGCATATGAGCCTTTATTAATAAA CCCCTTGAGTGAGACTGCTAGCACAGTCGGGGCTGGCATAGCTGTACCTGCTGCACAATCTGGAATTATGCCGATGGCTGAGGTTTTTAAACTTGCAGTCTCTAGTTTCAAAGTGCATGATTGGAGCCTCTTTGGTACTGCTACTTGA
- the LOC107814453 gene encoding pentatricopeptide repeat-containing protein At1g26900, mitochondrial-like gives MNIAVNSYCSYLRQNFKHIASIILTRHYSMFSSGQNLISQLQSCKQISEIKQFHALMVKTGQDQIPFTLSKLLACSIQYTNYEASIFKYIQSPNLYMYNIMLRSYSISDDPQKGLLFFNYMRAQSVILDQFAFVSGLRSCIRLLAKWTGEAIHSVILRSGFEFFLDLRNTLLNFYCVSGRIRCAHQLFDDFSDRDLVSWNTLMGGYLCVHNYPAILELFVELHRDGVSASATTMLCVLSGIGELKIALVGESLHGCCIKNGFCYSVKVLTALISMYGKMGCISSGRSLFDEAYPKDVVLWNCLIDGYAKNGLLEEALSLLRQMKVQRLKPNSSTLAGLLSACASSEALNTGHCIQNFVEDQQLAMDPVLGTSLIDMYTKSGLLVKAVNVFDSMETKDVKCWTSMIMGYGVHGEAEAAVALFHRMEDEGFWPNEVTFLAVFNACSHGGLVAEGISCFRKMVLEYGLTPKIEHYGCLIDILGRAGLLETAQELIKGLPIEGDATAWRALLAACRVHGSVELGEQVKKELEQRFGEHPADSLLLSSTYAIAGIMPEQRDITEVKEGKLEKEVECSLPGKKEAGCSAIELCDNSQVFHSQAEVP, from the coding sequence ATGAACATAGCCGTTAATTCATACTGTTCATATCTAAGACAAAATTTCAAACACATAGCATCAATCATCTTAACAAGACAttattctatgttttcttcaGGCCAAAACCTAATTTCTCAGTTACAATCATGTAAGCAAATCTCTGAAATCAAACAATTTCATGCCTTAATGGTCAAAACAGGTCAAGATCAAATTCCTTTTACGCTTAGCAAACTTCTTGCATGTTCAATCCAATACACAAACTATGAAGCTTCAATTTTTAAATACATACAAAGCCCAAATCTTTATATGTATAATATTATGCTTCGTAGTTATTCAATAAGTGATGACCCACAGAAGGGTCTTTTGTTTTTCAACTACATGAGGGCACAAAGTGTAATTCTTGATCAATTTGCTTTTGTTTCTGGACTTAGATCTTGTATACGATTATTGGCGAAATGGACTGGAGAAGCTATTCATTCAGTCATTTTGAGATCTGgctttgaattttttcttgatttgagGAATAcccttttgaatttttattgtgTTTCTGGGAGAATCCGTTGTGCCCACCAACTATTTGATGATTTTTCAGATAGAGATTTGGTGAGTTGGAACACTTTGATGGGTGGTTATCTTTGTGTACATAATTATCCTGCTATTTTGGAATTGTTTGTAGAATTGCACAGGGATGGTGTTTCTGCTAGTGCCACGACGATGTTGTGTGTTTTGTCTGGGATTGGTGAGTTAAAGATTGCTTTGGTAGGGGAATCCCTGCATGGGTGTTGCATAAAGAATGGATTTTGCTATAGTGTGAAGGTGCTAACTGCCTTGATTTCTATGTATGGAAAGATGGGTTGCATTAGCTCGGGCCGTAGTCTATTTGATGAAGCTTATCCTAAAGATGTTGTCTTGTGGAACTGTTTGATAGATGGATATGCTAAAAATGGCTTGCTAGAAGAGGCATTGTCTCTATTGAGGCAAATGAAGGTTCAAAGATTGAAGCCAAATTCATCAACCTTGGCAGGTTTGCTTTCTGCTTGTGCTTCCTCCGAGGCTCTCAATACGGGTCATTGTATTCAGAACTTCGTAGAAGATCAGCAATTAGCTATGGATCCAGTTCTTGGGACATCATTGATAGATATGTATACTAAAAGTGGCTTGCTTGTGAAGGCAGTTAATGTTTTTGACAGTATGGAGACCAAAGATGTGAAGTGTTGGACATCAATGATAATGGGTTACGGGGTACACGGGGAGGCAGAAGCTGCTGTTGCGCTCTTCCATAGAATGGAGGATGAAGGTTTTTGGCCTAATGAAGTGACTTTCTTGGCTGTATTCAATGCTTGTAGCCATGGAGGACTGGTGGCTGAGGGCATCAGCTGTTTTAGAAAAATGGTGCTGGAATATGGCTTGACTCCTAAAATTGAGCATTATGGATGTTTGATTGATATCTTAGGCCGTGCTGGATTGCTTGAGACAGCACAAGAACTGATAAAAGGTTTACCCATTGAGGGGGATGCTACTGCATGGCGTGCGTTACTAGCAGCATGCAGAGTCCATGGTAGTGTTGAGCTGGGAGAACAAGTGAAGAAAGAACTAGAACAGAGATTCGGCGAACATCCTGCTGATTCCCTACTTCTGAGCAGTACTTATGCCATCGCTGGGATAATGCCCGAGCAGAGAGATATAACAGAGGTGAAGGAAGGTAAATTAGAAAAAGAAGTTGAATGTTCTCTCCctgggaagaaggaagctggatGTAGCGCAATTGAATTATGTGATAATAGCCAGGTTTTTCATAGCCAAGCTGAAGTACCCTAG